From the Teredinibacter turnerae T7901 genome, one window contains:
- a CDS encoding peptidoglycan DD-metalloendopeptidase family protein, with product MFKILIILCVIGVCLTACSSGTYKAPVTDRGRPPGERIGYHIVAKGETLYSIAWRYNVDYHALAAANGVGSTFHIYPGQRLTLDVTRVPPKPSIKRTTKTVVSAPPKVVKTPPRSKIQTPSESQKPIKKAPKVDPSWHWPASGKLIATFSSNGGLNKGIDIQGKLGEPVHAAAAGIVVYSGSGLRGYGKLLIVKHSDKFLSAYAHNRRLLAKEGEQVKRGQKIAEMGSSGTDAVKLHFEIRFDGTPVDPMKYLPRR from the coding sequence ATGTTCAAAATATTGATCATATTATGTGTCATTGGTGTATGCCTTACTGCATGCAGCTCTGGCACGTATAAAGCGCCAGTGACTGACCGAGGGCGGCCGCCGGGCGAGCGCATTGGGTATCATATTGTCGCCAAAGGAGAGACGCTTTATTCCATAGCCTGGCGTTATAATGTCGACTATCACGCGCTAGCGGCCGCTAACGGTGTCGGATCTACCTTTCACATCTACCCGGGGCAGCGGCTGACTCTTGATGTTACACGGGTGCCGCCGAAGCCCTCAATTAAGCGGACGACTAAAACAGTTGTCTCAGCTCCTCCAAAAGTCGTAAAAACACCGCCACGTTCGAAAATTCAAACACCTTCCGAAAGCCAAAAACCGATAAAAAAGGCGCCAAAAGTCGATCCTTCATGGCATTGGCCCGCGAGCGGGAAGTTAATTGCTACTTTCAGCTCAAACGGTGGTCTAAACAAAGGTATTGATATTCAGGGGAAATTAGGAGAGCCTGTGCATGCGGCTGCTGCGGGGATTGTGGTTTACTCCGGAAGCGGACTGCGAGGTTACGGCAAACTTTTGATCGTCAAGCACAGTGATAAGTTCTTAAGTGCTTACGCGCATAACCGTCGTCTCCTGGCAAAGGAAGGTGAGCAGGTTAAACGCGGTCAGAAGATTGCCGAGATGGGTTCCTCGGGTACCGATGCTGTCAAATTGCACTTTGAAATACGCTTTGATGGCACCCCTGTAGATCCCATGAAGTACTTACCTCGTAGATAG
- the trpA gene encoding tryptophan synthase subunit alpha, whose product MFPTANESLKVMSHCVVGFPSLEENEHAIDGLVAAGIRLIELQVPFSDPVADGPVLVNACVKALAQGGSFEATLALARKVSRRHPEVTFVLMSYLNPIYQYGIPAAIDEIANAGIEGIIVPDWPVEAMRPHLLHMEKRGVAPILMVTPNTASARIAEIASASRGMLYVVSRMGVTGSSTHWGEEFQTYIARVKEHTNLPLAVGFGVRTREDLQALRGRVEVAAFCSQYIEWQAEHGSERAAERMAQVVQSIQAA is encoded by the coding sequence ATGTTTCCAACGGCTAATGAGTCTCTAAAAGTTATGTCTCACTGCGTGGTTGGCTTCCCCAGCCTCGAAGAAAATGAACATGCGATCGATGGACTGGTTGCCGCGGGGATTCGCCTGATCGAACTGCAAGTTCCCTTCAGCGACCCGGTTGCAGATGGCCCAGTCCTGGTCAATGCCTGCGTGAAAGCCCTCGCGCAAGGCGGCTCATTCGAAGCAACGCTCGCACTCGCACGCAAAGTCAGCCGCCGCCACCCTGAGGTTACGTTTGTTTTGATGAGCTATTTGAATCCAATCTATCAATACGGTATTCCCGCCGCCATTGATGAGATTGCCAATGCAGGCATCGAAGGGATTATTGTGCCCGACTGGCCAGTGGAGGCTATGCGCCCTCACCTCCTCCACATGGAAAAGCGCGGGGTTGCGCCAATTCTCATGGTCACACCCAATACAGCGTCCGCGCGCATAGCCGAAATCGCATCAGCCAGCCGAGGTATGCTGTACGTTGTTTCCCGAATGGGTGTCACCGGGTCGAGCACACATTGGGGAGAGGAATTCCAAACCTACATCGCTCGAGTAAAAGAACACACTAACCTTCCCCTGGCAGTGGGTTTTGGCGTGCGCACTCGCGAGGACTTGCAAGCACTGCGCGGTCGAGTCGAGGTCGCCGCCTTCTGCTCCCAATATATCGAATGGCAAGCAGAGCATGGGAGTGAACGAGCCGCTGAACGAATGGCACAAGTTGTTCAATCCATCCAAGCAGCTTGA
- a CDS encoding CinA family protein — MKTDLTAQTLQLSKTLGTLLANAGERVTFAESCTGGSLAQAVTEIPGSSGWFDLGLVTYSNAMKQSLLGVSKGLLERHGAVSESVVVAMARGALAASGATLAAATSGIAGPDGGTDQKPVGTVCFAWGAAGDLRSSTQLFNGDRGEVRVQATNYALRVLLDYLQQKYRSTTV; from the coding sequence ATGAAAACTGATTTGACTGCACAAACTCTCCAGCTCAGCAAAACCCTGGGAACCCTGCTCGCCAACGCCGGTGAGCGTGTTACTTTCGCCGAATCCTGCACGGGCGGTAGCCTTGCTCAGGCGGTGACGGAGATTCCGGGCAGCTCCGGCTGGTTCGATCTGGGGTTGGTGACCTACAGCAATGCAATGAAGCAATCTCTACTTGGGGTGTCCAAAGGGCTACTCGAGCGGCACGGTGCGGTGAGCGAATCTGTCGTGGTGGCGATGGCGAGAGGCGCACTGGCAGCCTCTGGCGCAACCTTGGCAGCCGCAACCAGCGGCATTGCGGGCCCAGACGGCGGTACTGATCAAAAACCCGTCGGCACTGTTTGTTTCGCCTGGGGGGCGGCGGGAGACCTTCGCTCCTCGACGCAGTTGTTCAACGGCGACAGAGGTGAAGTGCGGGTGCAGGCAACGAACTACGCTCTTCGTGTGTTGCTCGACTATCTTCAGCAAAAATACCGCTCAACTACTGTATAG
- the rpoS gene encoding RNA polymerase sigma factor RpoS: MAIQELDTVLSYASLEQDTLIPHGVDFDYDEYDSDSSSSKSRSRNGRSSSAESEDSYQRNLDATQLYLNEIGFSPLLSADEEVYFARRALKGDEAARKRMIESNLRLVVKISRRYVNRGLALLDLIEEGNLGLIRAVEKFDPERGFRFSTYATWWIRQTIERAIMNQTRTIRLPIHVVKELNVYLRAARELSQKLDHEPSAEEIAELLEKPVEDVERMLALNERVTSMDAPIGPASEKTVVDTVPDQQVSDPVELLEDSDLSTSLNSWLDELSEKQREVVARRFGLRGHETSTLEEVGREIGLTRERVRQIQVEALRRLRDILEKQGLDATALFGAM, translated from the coding sequence ATGGCAATTCAAGAATTGGATACAGTATTGTCCTATGCGTCTCTCGAACAAGATACGCTCATCCCACACGGTGTCGATTTCGATTACGACGAATACGACAGCGATAGTTCGTCCAGTAAAAGTCGGTCCCGGAATGGTCGTTCGTCCAGCGCCGAGTCTGAAGACAGTTATCAGCGTAACCTGGACGCCACCCAGCTCTATTTGAACGAGATTGGCTTCTCGCCGCTGTTGAGTGCAGATGAAGAGGTTTACTTCGCGCGACGCGCGCTCAAAGGGGATGAGGCTGCCCGCAAGCGCATGATCGAAAGCAACTTGCGCCTGGTGGTAAAAATTTCCCGGCGGTACGTTAACCGCGGCCTGGCGCTGCTTGATCTGATCGAGGAGGGCAACCTTGGCTTGATCCGCGCGGTGGAGAAATTCGATCCGGAGCGTGGTTTCCGCTTTTCCACTTACGCGACATGGTGGATACGCCAGACCATTGAACGCGCGATCATGAATCAAACACGCACGATTCGCTTGCCGATTCACGTGGTGAAAGAATTAAATGTGTATTTGCGCGCGGCCCGTGAGCTGTCCCAGAAGCTTGATCATGAGCCCTCTGCGGAAGAAATCGCAGAGCTTCTGGAAAAGCCCGTGGAAGACGTCGAGCGCATGCTGGCTCTGAACGAACGCGTGACATCAATGGACGCGCCCATCGGTCCGGCCTCTGAAAAAACTGTGGTGGATACCGTTCCTGACCAACAGGTATCCGATCCGGTTGAGCTGCTGGAAGACAGCGATTTGAGCACCAGCTTAAATTCCTGGCTCGACGAACTTAGCGAGAAGCAGCGTGAAGTCGTAGCCCGGCGTTTCGGTTTACGTGGCCACGAAACCAGTACTCTGGAAGAAGTGGGCCGTGAAATTGGGTTGACTCGCGAGCGCGTTCGCCAGATTCAGGTCGAAGCCTTGCGACGTTTGCGCGACATCCTCGAAAAACAAGGGTTGGATGCAACAGCGCTGTTCGGCGCAATGTAG
- the trpB gene encoding tryptophan synthase subunit beta, which translates to MISSEQGLFGEFGGRYVPEILRPALCQLEDMYQQLRSDETFWQEYLQLTQEFSGRPTPLTALPRLSELLGGAKIWLKREDLNHSGAHKINNVLGQALLVKRMGKQRIIAETGAGQHGLATAIIAARMGLQATIYMGSEDVERQYSNVFWMRQLGAEVVPVNHGSCTLKDALDEALRDWAASVDDTHYVLGTACGPAPFPELVTYFQRVISQEIRAQAKHQIGALPNAVVACVGGGSNALGAFCDFLDEPSVRLLGVEAGGRSQQPGQHSIRLHGDLASPGIAQGYKTLFLQNRNGQLGETHSIAAGLDYVGVSPVLADLVARGRVDATSATDAEVTHAFQLLMRYEGIIPALESSHALAGGFALAKEMQPQEHVVINLSGRGDKDIFNIAQALPQQEWLDFLEREVARTEQRLKESAQCPNGEEQYVSNG; encoded by the coding sequence ATGATCAGCAGTGAACAAGGGCTTTTTGGCGAATTCGGCGGCCGCTATGTGCCGGAAATATTGCGCCCCGCCCTTTGCCAGCTTGAAGACATGTATCAACAGCTACGCAGCGATGAAACCTTCTGGCAAGAATACCTTCAGCTGACGCAGGAGTTTTCTGGCCGCCCGACGCCGTTAACCGCTCTACCTCGCCTGAGTGAGCTGCTGGGTGGCGCCAAGATCTGGCTCAAACGCGAAGACCTTAACCACTCAGGCGCCCACAAAATCAACAATGTGCTTGGCCAAGCACTATTGGTGAAGCGCATGGGCAAACAGCGAATAATCGCCGAAACGGGCGCCGGTCAGCACGGTCTGGCCACAGCCATAATCGCGGCTCGGATGGGGTTGCAGGCGACCATTTATATGGGCAGCGAAGACGTTGAGCGTCAGTATTCCAATGTCTTCTGGATGCGGCAATTAGGGGCGGAAGTGGTTCCTGTTAACCACGGCTCCTGCACGCTCAAAGATGCGCTGGACGAAGCCCTGCGGGACTGGGCCGCGAGTGTTGACGACACCCATTATGTGTTGGGCACCGCGTGCGGACCGGCTCCCTTTCCGGAACTGGTCACCTATTTTCAACGGGTAATCTCGCAGGAAATTCGCGCCCAAGCGAAACATCAAATTGGCGCTCTGCCAAATGCCGTGGTGGCTTGCGTCGGTGGCGGCTCCAATGCGCTGGGCGCATTTTGTGATTTTCTGGACGAACCGTCAGTACGGCTTTTGGGGGTCGAAGCTGGAGGGCGCAGCCAACAACCAGGTCAGCACTCTATTCGTTTGCACGGCGATCTAGCGAGCCCGGGTATCGCACAGGGCTACAAAACACTATTTTTACAAAACCGTAATGGGCAACTGGGGGAAACCCATTCGATTGCTGCGGGTCTGGATTATGTGGGCGTATCCCCGGTTCTAGCTGATTTAGTTGCACGGGGACGCGTAGACGCAACAAGCGCGACCGACGCTGAGGTTACTCACGCATTCCAGCTGCTGATGCGCTACGAAGGCATCATTCCTGCGCTTGAGTCTTCCCACGCGTTGGCAGGTGGATTTGCCTTAGCAAAAGAAATGCAGCCACAGGAGCATGTGGTAATCAACCTCAGCGGACGCGGCGACAAAGACATTTTCAATATCGCGCAAGCCCTTCCGCAGCAGGAATGGCTGGATTTTCTGGAACGTGAAGTCGCCCGCACAGAGCAGCGCCTGAAAGAAAGCGCCCAGTGCCCTAACGGAGAAGAACAGTATGTTTCCAACGGCTAA
- a CDS encoding DUF4124 domain-containing protein, protein MVWKLVLKVMVMVAVMVGVSNYVLYLMTGKSPFSKDDIPTIATPNLQNIVPALPAGKDTVYKWTDADGAIHYSSEPPPESQQASAEKMEVDPNTNLIQGIKVPEPTPETAVSAAPPPQLHSPHSIQGAQKLIEDAKNVQNLLDERFKKQQAAMGD, encoded by the coding sequence ATGGTTTGGAAGCTAGTTCTTAAAGTTATGGTTATGGTCGCAGTTATGGTTGGCGTTTCTAACTACGTACTTTACCTGATGACCGGAAAATCACCGTTTAGCAAAGACGATATACCGACAATTGCCACTCCAAACCTTCAAAATATAGTGCCAGCTTTACCCGCAGGCAAAGACACAGTGTACAAATGGACCGACGCAGACGGTGCAATCCACTATAGCTCTGAACCCCCACCCGAGTCGCAACAGGCATCCGCAGAAAAAATGGAAGTGGATCCCAACACCAACCTTATCCAGGGAATAAAAGTACCCGAACCCACACCCGAAACAGCTGTGAGCGCAGCACCGCCGCCGCAACTTCACTCACCACACTCGATACAAGGCGCACAAAAGCTGATTGAGGATGCCAAAAACGTCCAGAATCTGTTGGACGAGCGCTTTAAGAAGCAGCAGGCGGCGATGGGAGACTAG
- the mutS gene encoding DNA mismatch repair protein MutS, whose translation MNQEVKQSEVNLEQHTPMMQQYLRIKAQHPNELVFYRMGDFYELFYEDARKAAKLLDVTLTARGKSNGEPIPMAGVPYHAAENYLAKLVKLGVSVAICEQIGDPATTKGPVERKVMRVVTPGTVSDEALLDEHRDNWLVAISAHESQFGIACLDMGSGRFSVFEIEGEDALISEIERLRPAEILAPDLLTLPPGVRNKAGYRGRPEWEFDIESGLRSLCAHFATKDLDGFGCRGLTVALGAAGCLYAYAKETQRTELSHIASLVVENPDNTVSLDAATRRNLELDINLNGSEENTLFSVLNTTATAMGGRLLRRWINTPLRDLHTLHSRQSAIAALLENYRFEQVQQELKHIGDLERILGRIALRSARPRDLTRLLNSLAIYPQLQPLLKSAECETLATLASEINEFPGLVQELDKALVENPPVVIREGGVIAEGYDEELDELRGISTNAGEFLVKLETQERERTGLNTLKVGYNRVHGYFIEISKSQAEKAPAEYIRRQTLKNAERFITPELKTFEDKALSAKSRALSREKALYEQLIEKLNEHLRELQISAVAVAELDVLNTFAERAHALKLVKPEFRGEAGIEIEKGRHPVVEQVLTDPFIPNDLTLNAQQRMLIITGPNMGGKSTYMRQTALIVLLAQVGSYVPAEACRLGLVDRIFTRIGSSDDLAGGRSTFMVEMTETANILNNATSDSLVLMDEIGRGTSTYDGLSLAWACVEHLAEKLKSFTLFATHYFEITALPAQLPTVKNVHLDATEYQDNIVFLHNIQAGPASKSYGLQVAKLAGIPGAVLRQAKDVLHKLETGKPESPAPVASRSSKPSMQADMFAEPQPSKVEKRLATVIPDDLSPRQALELVYELKKLI comes from the coding sequence ATGAATCAAGAAGTTAAGCAATCAGAAGTCAACCTCGAGCAGCACACCCCAATGATGCAGCAGTACCTGCGCATCAAAGCCCAACACCCCAATGAACTGGTTTTTTACCGGATGGGGGACTTTTACGAACTGTTTTACGAAGACGCCCGCAAAGCTGCAAAGCTGCTGGATGTAACGCTCACCGCGCGCGGCAAATCCAATGGTGAGCCCATTCCCATGGCGGGCGTGCCCTACCACGCTGCTGAAAACTATCTGGCGAAGCTGGTAAAACTCGGAGTATCAGTCGCAATTTGCGAGCAGATAGGCGATCCAGCCACCACCAAAGGGCCTGTCGAGCGCAAAGTGATGCGCGTTGTTACGCCAGGTACGGTGAGCGATGAAGCATTATTGGACGAACACAGGGACAACTGGCTGGTAGCAATTAGCGCGCACGAAAGCCAATTCGGTATTGCCTGCCTTGATATGGGCAGTGGGCGCTTTAGTGTATTCGAAATAGAAGGCGAAGATGCGCTGATCAGTGAGATCGAACGCTTGCGACCTGCCGAAATTCTGGCGCCTGACCTGCTCACCTTGCCACCGGGTGTGCGCAATAAAGCCGGTTATCGCGGTCGCCCGGAGTGGGAGTTTGATATCGAATCCGGATTGAGATCGCTATGCGCGCACTTTGCGACCAAAGATCTCGACGGCTTCGGTTGCCGCGGCCTTACGGTCGCGCTCGGCGCGGCGGGCTGCCTTTATGCGTACGCGAAGGAAACCCAGCGCACCGAGCTTAGCCATATCGCGAGCCTGGTGGTTGAAAACCCCGATAACACCGTCAGCCTGGACGCAGCGACGCGGCGCAATCTGGAACTGGATATTAATCTCAACGGCAGCGAAGAAAACACGCTGTTCAGTGTGCTGAACACCACCGCGACAGCGATGGGCGGCCGCCTTTTGCGCCGCTGGATAAACACCCCGTTGCGCGACCTACACACACTGCATTCACGACAGTCAGCGATTGCTGCGCTACTGGAAAACTACCGGTTTGAACAAGTGCAGCAGGAGCTTAAGCATATTGGCGACCTGGAACGAATTCTAGGCCGCATCGCGCTGCGTTCTGCCCGCCCCCGTGACCTGACCCGCCTGCTGAATTCGCTCGCGATCTACCCTCAGCTACAACCACTACTGAAATCGGCGGAATGCGAAACTCTCGCAACCCTGGCCAGCGAGATAAATGAGTTCCCGGGTTTAGTACAAGAGTTGGACAAGGCCCTGGTGGAAAATCCACCCGTTGTCATCCGGGAAGGCGGTGTGATCGCCGAGGGCTACGACGAAGAGCTGGATGAACTGCGCGGAATCAGCACAAACGCGGGCGAATTCCTTGTCAAACTGGAAACTCAGGAGCGCGAGCGCACCGGCTTAAACACGTTGAAAGTCGGCTACAACCGGGTTCACGGTTACTTCATTGAAATCAGCAAGTCACAGGCCGAGAAAGCCCCCGCTGAGTATATTCGACGGCAGACACTGAAAAATGCCGAACGTTTTATTACACCCGAGCTGAAAACGTTTGAAGATAAAGCGCTGTCTGCAAAAAGCCGGGCGCTATCGCGGGAAAAAGCACTCTACGAGCAGCTGATCGAGAAACTGAACGAACACCTGCGGGAGTTGCAGATTTCTGCTGTCGCGGTGGCGGAGTTGGACGTGCTTAATACCTTTGCTGAGCGGGCCCACGCTTTGAAACTGGTCAAGCCGGAGTTCCGCGGCGAAGCAGGCATCGAAATCGAAAAAGGCCGGCACCCGGTAGTTGAACAGGTATTGACCGACCCATTCATTCCTAATGACCTCACCCTGAATGCGCAGCAGCGCATGCTGATAATCACTGGCCCCAACATGGGCGGTAAATCAACCTACATGCGCCAGACCGCGTTAATCGTACTGCTTGCTCAAGTAGGAAGCTATGTGCCTGCTGAAGCGTGCAGGCTGGGACTGGTTGATCGTATTTTTACCCGTATTGGCTCGTCGGACGATCTCGCTGGCGGTCGTTCGACCTTTATGGTCGAAATGACAGAAACGGCAAATATCCTTAATAATGCGACCAGCGACAGTCTTGTATTGATGGACGAAATTGGCCGGGGCACATCCACTTACGATGGTCTTTCCCTGGCGTGGGCCTGTGTGGAGCACCTGGCGGAAAAGCTCAAGTCCTTCACCCTGTTTGCTACACATTACTTTGAAATTACTGCGCTCCCTGCACAGCTACCTACCGTGAAGAATGTTCACCTTGACGCCACCGAATATCAGGACAATATCGTTTTTCTGCACAACATCCAGGCCGGGCCGGCAAGCAAGAGCTACGGCTTACAAGTGGCTAAGCTGGCCGGAATTCCCGGGGCAGTCCTACGCCAGGCGAAGGACGTATTACACAAACTTGAGACTGGCAAGCCAGAAAGCCCGGCTCCGGTGGCGAGTCGTTCAAGCAAACCCAGTATGCAGGCGGATATGTTTGCTGAACCTCAGCCCAGCAAGGTCGAGAAACGGTTGGCGACAGTAATACCGGATGACCTGAGCCCCAGACAGGCACTAGAGCTGGTTTACGAACTGAAAAAGCTGATTTAG
- the recA gene encoding recombinase RecA yields the protein MDANKEKALQAALQQIDRQFGKGTVMRMGDKELEAIPAVSTGSLGLDVALGIGGLPKGRIVEIYGPESSGKTTLTLQVIAEAQRKGGTCAFVDAEHALDPIYAAKLGVNVDDLIVSQPDTGEQALEVADMLVRSGAIDVLVVDSVAALTPKAEIEGEMGDHHVGLQARLMSQALRKITGNIKNANCLAIFINQIRMKIGVMFGNPETTTGGNALKFYSSVRLDIRRIGSVKDGDEVIGSETRVKVVKNKVAPPFKQTEFQILYGTGINRLGEVIDYGVKLGLIDKAGAWYSYNGDKIGQGKNNAIQYLREHSDVAQTLEDRLKAELLGQSFDEAVEAEAESE from the coding sequence ATGGATGCTAACAAAGAAAAAGCGTTGCAGGCGGCACTGCAACAAATTGACCGCCAGTTTGGTAAAGGCACCGTCATGCGTATGGGTGACAAAGAGCTGGAAGCCATTCCAGCCGTGTCAACCGGTTCGCTAGGGCTGGATGTTGCCCTGGGCATTGGCGGTTTGCCGAAAGGTCGGATTGTTGAAATCTACGGCCCGGAATCTTCCGGTAAAACCACACTTACGCTACAGGTGATTGCTGAAGCACAACGCAAAGGTGGAACCTGTGCCTTCGTCGACGCCGAGCACGCACTTGACCCTATTTACGCAGCCAAGCTGGGCGTCAACGTGGACGATCTTATCGTGTCGCAGCCAGATACCGGCGAACAAGCGTTGGAAGTCGCCGACATGCTGGTGCGTTCAGGCGCAATTGATGTGTTGGTGGTCGACTCGGTGGCTGCACTCACGCCGAAAGCAGAAATTGAAGGCGAAATGGGAGATCACCACGTTGGCCTGCAGGCGCGATTGATGTCGCAAGCGCTGCGAAAAATCACTGGTAATATTAAAAACGCGAATTGTCTGGCGATTTTTATCAACCAGATTCGTATGAAAATTGGCGTGATGTTCGGTAACCCGGAAACTACGACTGGCGGTAACGCGCTGAAGTTCTACTCTTCTGTGCGCCTCGATATTCGTCGTATTGGTTCTGTGAAAGATGGCGATGAGGTTATTGGTTCCGAAACGCGAGTGAAGGTCGTTAAAAACAAAGTTGCTCCACCATTTAAGCAGACTGAATTCCAAATTCTATACGGTACCGGTATTAACCGTTTGGGTGAAGTAATTGATTACGGCGTTAAGCTGGGGCTTATCGACAAAGCGGGCGCCTGGTATAGCTACAACGGCGATAAAATCGGGCAGGGTAAAAATAACGCTATTCAATATTTGCGTGAACACTCTGATGTTGCCCAAACACTTGAAGACCGACTTAAAGCAGAGCTTTTAGGCCAATCTTTCGACGAGGCCGTTGAAGCGGAAGCCGAAAGCGAATAA
- the fdxA gene encoding ferredoxin FdxA has translation MTFVVGENCIKCKHTDCVEVCPVDCFYEGPNFLVIHPDECIDCALCEPECPVDAIFSEDELPSDQEAFLELNAELAEVWPNITEKKEAPADAEEWDGVEGKLQYLER, from the coding sequence ATGACATTTGTAGTCGGTGAAAACTGTATCAAGTGTAAACACACTGACTGTGTTGAAGTGTGTCCAGTTGACTGCTTTTACGAAGGTCCAAACTTTCTGGTAATTCATCCTGATGAATGTATCGACTGCGCCCTGTGCGAGCCGGAATGCCCCGTAGACGCCATTTTCTCTGAGGATGAACTCCCTTCTGACCAGGAAGCGTTCCTCGAGCTGAATGCCGAGTTGGCCGAAGTGTGGCCAAATATTACTGAGAAAAAAGAAGCGCCTGCCGACGCCGAAGAGTGGGACGGCGTGGAAGGCAAGCTCCAGTATCTGGAACGCTGA
- a CDS encoding regulatory protein RecX translates to MNLQTSASSELVAYAYNSALGLLARREHSVKELRAKLKTKLTSKNSSDPTAVSLALDSVEEKLVEDGYLSDERFAEVYARARIRKGFGTERLRMELKEKGIGPGLADDVLERYTDAISTEILNTWRKKFGRLPADFKEKGKQQQFLRYRGYRAEEIECLFDSLVAQEHVDL, encoded by the coding sequence ATGAACCTGCAAACTTCCGCTTCAAGTGAGCTGGTTGCTTATGCCTATAATTCTGCGTTGGGCCTTTTGGCTAGGCGGGAGCACTCGGTAAAAGAGTTGCGCGCAAAATTAAAAACAAAGTTAACCAGTAAAAATTCTAGTGATCCAACGGCCGTGTCGTTAGCGCTGGACTCAGTCGAAGAAAAACTGGTGGAAGACGGCTACTTATCTGATGAGCGTTTTGCCGAAGTTTACGCCCGGGCTCGTATTCGCAAAGGCTTTGGTACAGAGCGTTTGCGTATGGAGCTTAAGGAAAAAGGCATTGGCCCGGGCTTGGCGGACGACGTGCTTGAGCGCTACACCGATGCAATTTCCACTGAAATCTTAAATACGTGGCGAAAAAAATTTGGTCGCCTACCTGCGGACTTCAAAGAGAAAGGCAAACAACAACAGTTTCTTCGCTACCGTGGCTATAGAGCAGAGGAAATTGAGTGCCTGTTCGATAGCCTGGTAGCACAGGAACACGTTGACCTCTGA
- a CDS encoding DUF368 domain-containing protein, with translation MNDAVGGVRSARDYILLVVKGMAMGAADVVPGVSGGTVAFITGIYDELLHSLKQIGPAAIGVMFREGIPAAWRHINGNFLLAVFGGILLSLKTFAAIIGFCLEYYPLLVWSFFSGLIIASIILLTKQQPRWYWPHYLACAIGVIFIYWVSIASPTQLPGHWWMLFLGGFVAICAMILPGISGSFILLLVGLYPVVLGAISDMDLVALASLGAGCVAGLLVFSRFLSWLLDSYHQLTLATLIGFLIGSLNVTWPWKETIETTIDRHGEVIPLVQSNVLPGTYTALTHQDSQLFLALICFAVGLCLVLTVELLSSKITFKPIKA, from the coding sequence ATGAACGACGCTGTCGGCGGCGTGCGGAGCGCGCGCGATTACATTTTATTGGTGGTAAAGGGAATGGCCATGGGAGCAGCGGACGTTGTGCCCGGCGTATCGGGTGGCACAGTGGCATTTATAACAGGGATCTATGATGAATTACTTCACTCGTTAAAACAGATAGGTCCTGCCGCAATCGGCGTTATGTTTCGTGAGGGCATCCCCGCTGCATGGCGCCATATCAATGGGAATTTTTTACTCGCCGTTTTTGGTGGCATTTTACTCAGCCTTAAAACGTTTGCAGCGATTATTGGTTTTTGCCTCGAGTATTACCCGCTTTTGGTGTGGTCATTTTTTTCAGGGCTAATCATCGCTTCCATTATCCTGTTAACGAAACAGCAACCACGTTGGTATTGGCCACATTATCTGGCGTGTGCAATTGGCGTCATATTTATCTATTGGGTGTCTATCGCGTCGCCCACGCAACTTCCCGGGCATTGGTGGATGTTGTTTTTAGGCGGCTTTGTTGCCATTTGCGCAATGATCTTACCCGGTATCTCGGGTAGTTTTATCTTATTGCTGGTAGGGCTCTATCCTGTCGTGCTGGGCGCGATCAGTGATATGGATCTGGTCGCGCTCGCCAGCCTGGGAGCGGGCTGTGTTGCTGGCTTATTGGTGTTTTCACGCTTCCTATCCTGGTTGCTGGATAGCTATCACCAATTAACACTTGCTACGTTAATTGGTTTTCTTATCGGTTCACTTAACGTGACCTGGCCGTGGAAAGAGACAATCGAAACGACAATAGACCGCCATGGAGAGGTTATCCCGCTGGTACAGAGCAATGTTCTGCCAGGCACTTACACCGCACTAACACATCAGGATTCGCAACTATTTCTCGCATTGATTTGCTTTGCTGTCGGTTTATGCTTAGTACTTACTGTTGAGTTATTGTCGTCTAAAATAACGTTTAAACCGATCAAAGCGTGA